A portion of the Paenibacillus marchantiae genome contains these proteins:
- a CDS encoding amino acid permease, protein MAMGGVIGTGIFKGSAETIGLAGPGVIVTYIFAGLLLLVVMAAMAEMATVYKNKNMKDFVQEAFGSRVSFIMGWMYCFLWLSVCVIEVIAAGSFLQYWFSEVPLWMLSLACAVFIILINLLSVGVFGEFEFWLAGIKIAMIIIFIILGAGLIFGIIPSDNTPYLHNYTQAGGFFPNGWSSIFSALLVVMFSYGGSELIGLTLTETENADKVMPKIVGNFMLRIILFFTLPILIICGLIPWNELGPESSPFVQVLASTGLPGAAHIMNFILVTAVLSAANSGIYGASRMMHSMAVGGEAPKALSHTNRNGSPVNTLLVCAVILLGGSMLGLFAQDQLFRVLLAVPGFVVMLVWICIATSQLKLRKKYPVQPTFKVWGFPYVTGAAVLCLGVIAVMFVFDEGNRFSISICLTVLVLLILWSLIRFRKTKGRVL, encoded by the coding sequence ATGGCTATGGGCGGTGTCATTGGAACCGGAATTTTCAAAGGAAGCGCCGAAACGATTGGACTTGCAGGTCCAGGAGTCATTGTAACGTACATTTTTGCAGGCTTATTGTTACTGGTTGTCATGGCTGCGATGGCGGAAATGGCTACAGTGTACAAGAACAAAAATATGAAAGACTTTGTGCAGGAAGCGTTCGGCAGCAGAGTCTCCTTTATCATGGGATGGATGTATTGTTTCCTCTGGTTGTCGGTTTGTGTAATTGAGGTCATCGCAGCAGGGAGCTTTTTGCAGTACTGGTTCTCGGAAGTACCGCTGTGGATGCTGAGCTTGGCATGTGCGGTGTTTATTATACTGATTAATCTGCTGAGTGTAGGGGTATTTGGGGAATTTGAATTTTGGTTGGCTGGTATTAAAATCGCCATGATTATTATTTTTATTATCCTTGGGGCGGGTCTGATCTTCGGGATCATTCCAAGTGACAATACGCCTTATCTGCATAATTACACGCAAGCAGGCGGTTTCTTCCCTAATGGATGGTCATCGATCTTCTCAGCATTATTGGTTGTCATGTTCTCGTATGGAGGATCTGAGCTGATTGGCTTAACCTTAACGGAGACGGAAAATGCGGACAAGGTGATGCCCAAAATTGTAGGGAACTTTATGCTGAGAATCATTTTATTTTTTACGCTGCCGATTCTCATCATCTGTGGGCTCATTCCGTGGAATGAGCTGGGGCCTGAAAGCAGTCCGTTTGTACAGGTGCTGGCTTCCACGGGACTTCCGGGTGCAGCACATATTATGAACTTTATTCTGGTGACCGCCGTTCTGTCTGCTGCGAATTCGGGCATTTACGGCGCATCCCGTATGATGCATTCCATGGCGGTAGGTGGTGAAGCTCCCAAGGCATTATCACATACGAATCGCAACGGCAGTCCGGTAAATACACTGCTGGTATGTGCTGTGATTCTGCTTGGGGGCTCCATGCTGGGGCTATTCGCACAAGATCAGCTCTTCCGCGTGCTGCTGGCGGTTCCGGGGTTTGTCGTGATGCTCGTATGGATCTGTATTGCCACCTCACAGCTGAAGCTGCGGAAAAAATATCCGGTGCAACCGACATTTAAAGTTTGGGGATTTCCTTACGTAACTGGAGCTGCTGTGCTGTGTCTCGGCGTTATTGCAGTCATGTTCGTGTTTGATGAAGGCAACCGTTTCAGCATAAGCATCTGTCTAACTGTACTCGTATTACTGATTCTCTGGTCTCTGATTCGATTCCGGAAGACAAAGGGACGGGTTTTATAA
- a CDS encoding ATP-binding protein, with product MRRQLLVLIGMVGVFAGATSIFIYEWLHPNVHYPEAREGVLDARQWDFAEQGIIPLRGEWEFYKDQLLTPSDFANRGANQQLKPHILPVPGGWKGEVSESGYGAGTYRLRLLVNDPEDYGLRAKKIRMASRIYMEDEELGGTGQPGLSAAEFVPSNFPFFGMIKSEDRTIEILVQVSSYRYLQGGLVQAPEFGLATDVMTRRDNARMADVIVITTLFVFGIYFAGMFRQWRREPYLIFFSLFCLTLGLFFSIDNEIVMATLFPSMSFLLLQKLLFILPYLAIMFFIHYVRIYLNERSGYLFRGVRWFSYVYLVLLIGFPNDHLLYLLWPGVFLQIVAFGFIFASIFRNRHHGVRIYYILLGVFFLIISWIFALTRYQLALDSPYYIIVTLLLVVLSQSFLMGDRIREALLRSERLADQLLIYDRQKDEFLAKTSHELRTPLHGIINLSEALLENKEAPLAAEHRENVRLLHLIGRRLAGLVNDILDMNRIRYGQLSVQTKPVDLYISTDFVMETLSISPVKSGVRLVNELPPNLPLIMADENRLRQILHNLLENGLKYTDRGTVSISAERRANMLAISVSDTGRGIPPEIMDDLFQTFFQYNEQGAHSRGGIGLGLGISKQLVELQSGHMQIESEVGKGSRFTFMLPIARRGENQVAATIEYAGHNEYKNYTECEAHIKPEENPALLPRVQLAVEVPDEALHILIVDDEPSNLKVAMDVAASMGYTYTAVGGGEEALGVLRRKKPDLVLLDLMMPGVSGLDICKDIRSIHGLAELPVLMLTASGQTGDILAAFAAGANDIVQKPFELAELRARVQSLLAMKSSSEQAVRREMDFLQAQIPPHFLYNSLNALVGLSYKDVDKLRETIHHLTTYLRSKFTFIFQGDAVPLERELELVRAYLAIEQLRFGQRLNVSYTIDEDAHGMVPPLTLQPIVENAVRHGIGQKPEGGTVNIIVTRSINGVEIVVEDDGGGMDEQTLRLLEQGKTGGIGIGNVNRRLQMRYGRTLEIHSRLGEGTRITIYLTEEPYVESHSDR from the coding sequence ATGAGAAGACAATTACTTGTTCTAATTGGTATGGTCGGCGTTTTTGCTGGAGCGACCTCAATCTTTATCTATGAATGGCTTCATCCCAACGTGCACTATCCGGAGGCGAGGGAAGGCGTACTGGATGCCAGACAGTGGGATTTTGCTGAACAGGGGATCATCCCGCTTCGCGGGGAATGGGAATTCTACAAGGATCAACTGCTGACACCCAGCGACTTCGCCAATCGGGGCGCGAATCAGCAACTAAAACCGCACATTCTTCCTGTTCCCGGAGGATGGAAGGGAGAAGTGTCGGAAAGCGGCTATGGTGCGGGGACGTACCGTCTGCGACTGTTGGTAAACGATCCCGAGGATTATGGACTTAGAGCCAAAAAGATTCGGATGGCGAGTCGTATTTATATGGAAGACGAGGAGCTTGGCGGTACTGGACAACCCGGATTATCGGCAGCCGAATTTGTGCCCAGCAATTTTCCGTTCTTTGGAATGATCAAGTCCGAAGACCGGACCATTGAGATTCTTGTCCAGGTGTCGAGCTATCGGTACTTGCAAGGTGGACTTGTGCAAGCACCTGAGTTTGGACTGGCAACGGATGTTATGACCCGGCGGGACAATGCCCGAATGGCTGACGTCATCGTTATCACCACGTTGTTCGTTTTTGGCATTTATTTTGCAGGCATGTTCAGGCAATGGCGGCGGGAGCCTTATCTAATTTTCTTTAGCTTGTTCTGTCTGACACTAGGATTGTTTTTCAGCATCGACAACGAGATCGTTATGGCGACTCTGTTTCCCTCGATGTCGTTTCTGCTGCTGCAGAAGCTGCTCTTCATTCTTCCGTATCTGGCGATCATGTTCTTCATTCACTATGTACGCATTTATCTAAACGAGAGAAGCGGATATTTGTTCAGGGGAGTTCGCTGGTTTTCCTATGTGTATCTGGTTTTACTGATTGGGTTTCCCAATGATCACCTTTTGTATCTGTTGTGGCCTGGCGTATTTTTGCAGATAGTGGCCTTCGGGTTTATCTTTGCTTCAATTTTTCGCAATCGCCATCACGGGGTCAGAATTTACTATATTTTGCTTGGTGTGTTCTTTTTGATTATTAGTTGGATTTTCGCACTGACCCGTTATCAATTGGCGCTGGACAGCCCGTATTACATCATCGTTACGCTACTGCTAGTCGTGTTGTCACAATCATTCCTGATGGGGGACCGGATTCGTGAGGCTCTCCTGCGCAGTGAACGCCTGGCTGATCAATTGCTTATCTATGACCGGCAAAAAGATGAGTTTCTGGCCAAAACGTCGCATGAGCTTCGCACGCCTTTACATGGTATCATCAATCTGTCTGAAGCCCTGCTGGAGAATAAAGAAGCACCGCTTGCAGCGGAGCATCGTGAGAACGTCAGGTTGCTTCACCTGATCGGAAGGCGACTTGCCGGACTGGTGAATGACATCCTTGATATGAATCGGATTCGGTACGGTCAACTCTCCGTGCAAACGAAACCTGTAGACCTTTACATATCAACCGATTTTGTTATGGAGACCTTATCGATCTCGCCCGTTAAGAGCGGAGTCAGGCTTGTAAATGAGCTGCCTCCCAATCTACCTCTTATCATGGCTGATGAGAACCGGCTTCGGCAGATTTTGCATAATTTGTTGGAGAACGGATTGAAGTATACGGATCGTGGAACGGTCTCCATCTCAGCGGAGAGAAGGGCTAATATGCTGGCGATATCCGTTAGCGACACCGGAAGGGGTATTCCTCCGGAGATCATGGACGACCTGTTTCAGACGTTCTTTCAATATAATGAGCAGGGTGCGCATTCGCGGGGCGGTATTGGACTGGGGCTTGGCATATCGAAGCAACTTGTCGAGTTGCAGAGCGGACATATGCAGATAGAGTCTGAGGTCGGCAAAGGTTCCAGGTTTACATTCATGTTGCCAATTGCACGGCGCGGGGAGAACCAGGTGGCGGCCACTATTGAATACGCTGGACATAACGAGTATAAGAATTATACGGAGTGTGAGGCACATATCAAGCCTGAAGAGAACCCAGCGCTGCTCCCTAGGGTTCAGCTAGCTGTGGAGGTGCCAGATGAGGCGCTCCATATTCTGATTGTCGACGATGAACCCTCCAATCTGAAGGTCGCCATGGACGTGGCAGCTTCCATGGGGTACACGTATACGGCTGTGGGAGGCGGCGAAGAGGCACTGGGGGTGTTAAGGCGCAAGAAGCCGGACCTTGTTCTACTCGACCTGATGATGCCCGGCGTATCGGGATTGGACATCTGTAAGGACATCCGGTCGATTCACGGGCTGGCTGAGCTTCCGGTGCTGATGCTGACCGCTTCGGGGCAGACGGGGGATATTCTGGCAGCCTTTGCAGCAGGGGCCAATGATATTGTGCAGAAGCCTTTTGAGCTGGCAGAACTTAGAGCACGAGTGCAATCGCTTCTGGCGATGAAAAGCTCCTCTGAGCAGGCGGTACGCCGGGAGATGGACTTTTTGCAGGCCCAGATTCCGCCGCATTTTCTGTACAATAGCCTAAATGCACTAGTTGGGCTCAGCTATAAGGACGTGGACAAGCTGCGGGAAACGATCCACCATTTGACCACCTATCTCCGCTCCAAGTTCACATTTATCTTCCAGGGTGATGCAGTACCGTTAGAGAGGGAACTGGAATTGGTACGCGCCTACCTTGCCATTGAGCAGCTTCGCTTCGGTCAACGGCTGAACGTGAGCTACACAATCGATGAAGATGCGCACGGTATGGTGCCCCCACTTACCCTCCAGCCTATAGTCGAAAATGCCGTCCGTCACGGGATCGGACAGAAGCCTGAAGGAGGGACCGTGAACATTATTGTCACCCGTAGCATTAACGGTGTGGAGATCGTTGTCGAGGATGACGGGGGTGGAATGGACGAACAAACGCTAAGATTACTGGAGCAAGGCAAGACTGGGGGAATCGGCATTGGTAATGTGAACCGCAGGCTACAAATGAGATACGGGCGGACTCTGGAGATTCATAGTCGCTTGGGCGAAGGAACCCGAATTACAATTTACTTGACGGAGGAGCCTTATGTGGAAAGCCATTCTGATCGATGA